In Fructilactobacillus cliffordii, a single genomic region encodes these proteins:
- the dinB gene encoding DNA polymerase IV has protein sequence MVDEQAELQQLIKRRILHVDMDAFFASIEEREHPELAQVPLVIAKDPRHTGGHGVVTTANYHARQFGVHSAMPASQALELCPDAIFKAPDFPLFRSVSDQIHEIFHEYTDRIETVALDEAYLDVTTNKQDLDDTLLLAHWLQSEIWEKTHLTCSTGLSYSKFLAKEASDYRKPAGVTVINPEDAHEFLMALPIAKYRGVGKKTLPKMEALGIKTGADLYRFSELELMNQFGKFGYFLYRRVRGIDERPVEYQRERKSIGKERTYNPSLQSRGEVQTQLQKLAELVVAALQAHQKHGKTIVVKVRYQDFTTITKRVTETDFFALDAQTLYERALAIFDELPPATAGIRLVGITVTNLAELNFQTINLPLTTR, from the coding sequence CTGGTGGACGAGCAGGCGGAATTGCAACAGTTAATTAAGCGCCGGATTCTGCACGTTGATATGGATGCCTTTTTTGCTTCCATTGAGGAACGAGAACATCCAGAATTAGCGCAGGTTCCATTGGTAATTGCGAAGGATCCACGTCATACCGGTGGTCATGGAGTGGTTACCACTGCTAATTACCACGCCCGTCAGTTTGGGGTTCACTCGGCCATGCCGGCTAGTCAAGCGCTCGAACTTTGTCCTGATGCGATTTTTAAAGCACCCGATTTTCCCCTGTTTCGCTCGGTTTCTGACCAGATTCACGAGATTTTTCATGAATATACGGATCGGATTGAAACCGTTGCCCTCGATGAAGCTTACTTAGACGTGACCACTAACAAACAGGATTTGGACGACACACTATTATTAGCACACTGGTTACAGAGTGAAATTTGGGAAAAGACGCATTTGACCTGTTCCACGGGGCTTTCTTACAGCAAGTTTTTGGCTAAAGAGGCCTCTGATTACCGTAAACCAGCGGGAGTAACGGTGATTAATCCGGAGGATGCCCATGAATTTTTAATGGCGTTACCAATTGCTAAGTACCGGGGCGTCGGGAAAAAGACCTTACCGAAGATGGAAGCCTTAGGAATTAAAACTGGAGCTGATTTATATCGGTTTTCGGAATTAGAACTAATGAACCAGTTTGGCAAGTTTGGCTATTTTTTGTACCGTCGGGTTCGCGGAATCGACGAACGACCAGTGGAATATCAGCGCGAGCGAAAATCGATTGGTAAGGAACGGACCTATAATCCTTCGTTACAAAGTCGAGGCGAGGTGCAGACTCAACTGCAAAAGCTGGCTGAGTTGGTGGTGGCGGCGTTACAAGCACACCAAAAGCACGGCAAAACAATCGTGGTTAAGGTCCGCTATCAGGATTTTACGACCATTACTAAACGCGTAACCGAAACGGACTTTTTTGCATTGGATGCGCAAACCCTCTACGAACGAGCGCTAGCTATTTTTGACGAGCTTCCGCCGGCGACCGCGGGAATTAGATTGGTAGGAATTACGGTTACGAACCTTGCCGAATTAAACTTTCAAACCATCAATTTACCGTTAACCACCAGATAG
- a CDS encoding DHH family phosphoesterase: MSIQTEIYQEVAAANPIIIHRHQRPDPDAIGSQMGLAAIIKASFPDKQVYCVGKQYEGFKSLGTTDEISDETYQNALVIVVDTANQPRVDDQRFTTGKKLIKIDHHPNDDQFGDLMWVNDEASSVSEMIYDWYDANPALKMSDHAAELLYTGIVGDTGRFKYPATTSHTFWVASQLAQHDFSTTDVAQKEDEIDIPLAHLAAYVYQNLQITESGAAYVFLTNEVIAQMELGDDSTSAVVPLPGNIKQVVAWAIFVQQKDGSYRIRLRSKGPSINELAKLHHGGGHPLASGATAADETEIKTVVEQLNQVTTAYATERNA, translated from the coding sequence ATGAGCATTCAAACAGAAATTTATCAAGAAGTGGCCGCAGCTAATCCGATTATTATCCACCGTCACCAACGGCCTGATCCAGATGCAATTGGCTCTCAAATGGGACTGGCTGCTATTATTAAGGCTAGCTTCCCGGACAAACAAGTCTACTGCGTGGGAAAGCAGTACGAGGGCTTTAAGTCCCTAGGGACCACCGATGAAATTAGTGATGAAACCTATCAAAATGCGTTGGTAATCGTAGTCGACACTGCTAATCAACCCCGGGTGGATGACCAACGCTTTACGACTGGAAAAAAGTTAATTAAAATTGACCATCACCCGAACGACGATCAGTTCGGCGATTTAATGTGGGTTAACGATGAGGCTTCCAGTGTGTCCGAAATGATTTACGACTGGTATGACGCTAACCCCGCGTTAAAAATGTCAGACCATGCCGCTGAACTGTTGTATACGGGAATTGTGGGCGACACAGGTCGCTTCAAATATCCGGCCACCACGAGTCATACCTTCTGGGTTGCGAGTCAGCTGGCTCAGCACGATTTTTCTACTACGGATGTGGCCCAAAAAGAGGACGAGATTGACATTCCGTTGGCCCATCTAGCTGCCTACGTCTACCAAAATCTACAGATTACGGAGTCGGGAGCCGCCTACGTGTTCCTGACCAACGAAGTGATTGCCCAAATGGAGCTCGGTGACGACAGTACGTCGGCCGTGGTTCCGTTGCCAGGGAACATCAAGCAGGTCGTTGCCTGGGCCATCTTTGTGCAGCAAAAAGATGGCAGTTACCGGATTCGCTTACGCTCGAAGGGCCCGTCAATTAATGAACTAGCCAAATTACATCACGGCGGGGGACATCCACTTGCGAGTGGGGCCACCGCCGCGGATGAAACTGAAATTAAAACGGTGGTCGAACAATTGAACCAAGTGACCACTGCTTATGCAACAGAAAGGAACGCTTAA
- the yajC gene encoding preprotein translocase subunit YajC: MGQYAGIIVIVVLFALMYFFMIRPQKQQQQKHQETLKTLKKGDRVVTIGRLHGVIDNIDREKNLVTIDCDGVYLDFDLNAIANVEKAPAPAATATQPAAKSEAPKDEQSQPSESPAPKAEQANDDQAQK, encoded by the coding sequence ATGGGACAATATGCTGGAATTATCGTAATCGTTGTTTTGTTTGCTTTAATGTACTTCTTCATGATTAGACCGCAAAAGCAACAACAACAAAAACACCAAGAAACCTTGAAAACCTTGAAAAAGGGTGACCGCGTGGTAACTATCGGTCGGCTTCATGGTGTGATTGATAACATTGATCGCGAAAAGAACTTGGTTACAATTGATTGTGACGGGGTTTACTTGGACTTTGACTTGAACGCAATTGCAAACGTTGAAAAGGCACCGGCTCCTGCCGCTACTGCTACTCAACCAGCTGCTAAGTCAGAAGCACCAAAGGATGAACAATCACAACCATCTGAATCTCCTGCTCCTAAAGCAGAGCAAGCAAACGATGACCAAGCACAGAAGTAG
- a CDS encoding DEAD/DEAH box helicase, protein MSASFTDYHFQPFIMDALQELGFKKPTSIQAQVIPTIQHGKSIVGKSATGSGKTHAFLLPLFDQLDPADHRPQVIITTPSRELAYQIYENIKQLVRHSPSVIHVENYVGGTDKERQLEKLDREQPQVVVGTPGRILDIVKSGKLEINAARRLVIDEADMTLDLGFLTEVDQIAARMAKDLQMMVFSATIPPKLKPFLQKYLKNPVITDIPTEHVINADVSNWLISTKGQDKNRLIFQLLTMGNPYLALVFANTRERADELEKYLQEQGLKVAKLHGGMQPRVRKRVMKQIQNLDFQYVVATDLAARGIDITGVSLVINDDLPSDSEYFVHRVGRTGRNGMPGTAITLYAPDDEAKIAELEAKGVQFQPKEIKHGEVVDTYDRRRRQQYRGHHDQLDGSTLGMIKKKKKHVKPGYKKKIKRAIKIKDDQNRKIELRQQVRAKKKQKKRSSQRYQ, encoded by the coding sequence ATGAGTGCTTCGTTTACAGACTATCATTTTCAGCCGTTTATCATGGATGCTCTGCAGGAATTAGGCTTTAAAAAGCCGACCTCCATTCAAGCACAGGTCATTCCAACGATTCAACACGGCAAGAGTATCGTGGGAAAATCTGCCACGGGAAGTGGAAAGACCCATGCCTTTTTACTGCCGTTGTTTGACCAGTTAGATCCGGCTGATCACCGACCCCAGGTAATCATTACCACGCCGAGTCGGGAGTTAGCCTATCAAATTTACGAAAACATCAAGCAATTGGTGCGCCACAGTCCTAGTGTCATTCACGTGGAAAATTACGTGGGTGGGACCGACAAGGAACGCCAGTTAGAGAAATTAGACCGAGAACAACCTCAGGTAGTGGTGGGGACGCCCGGCCGAATCTTAGACATTGTGAAAAGTGGAAAGTTGGAAATTAACGCTGCCCGGCGCTTGGTGATTGATGAAGCTGATATGACATTAGATCTGGGCTTTTTAACGGAAGTAGACCAAATTGCGGCTCGCATGGCGAAGGACCTGCAGATGATGGTCTTTTCTGCCACCATTCCGCCCAAATTGAAACCTTTCCTGCAAAAATACCTGAAGAATCCAGTGATTACTGACATTCCCACGGAACACGTGATTAATGCAGACGTCTCTAACTGGCTAATTTCAACCAAGGGTCAGGATAAGAACCGGTTAATTTTTCAATTGTTAACCATGGGGAATCCGTATCTGGCGTTGGTCTTTGCCAACACGCGTGAACGGGCCGATGAACTGGAAAAGTATTTACAAGAACAGGGATTGAAAGTCGCTAAACTTCATGGAGGAATGCAACCCCGGGTTCGCAAGCGGGTGATGAAACAGATTCAAAATCTCGATTTTCAGTACGTGGTGGCAACGGATTTGGCCGCTCGGGGAATTGATATTACTGGAGTGTCATTGGTCATTAATGATGATTTGCCGTCTGATTCCGAGTATTTTGTGCACCGCGTGGGTCGAACCGGGCGAAACGGGATGCCGGGAACGGCCATTACGCTCTACGCCCCTGATGATGAAGCAAAAATTGCGGAGTTAGAAGCAAAAGGAGTGCAGTTCCAGCCCAAGGAAATTAAGCACGGTGAAGTGGTCGATACTTATGACCGTCGGCGCCGGCAACAGTACCGCGGGCATCACGACCAGCTTGATGGTTCCACGTTGGGAATGATTAAGAAAAAGAAAAAACACGTTAAACCTGGTTATAAAAAGAAAATTAAGCGCGCCATTAAAATTAAAGATGATCAGAACCGAAAGATCGAACTGCGCCAACAAGTTCGCGCCAAGAAGAAACAGAAAAAGCGTAGTTCGCAGCGTTATCAATAA
- the mutS gene encoding DNA mismatch repair protein MutS, translating into MVKATKNTAMMEQYQKIKDQYPDAFLFYRIGDFYELFNDDAVKGAQLLELTLTARNRNADDPIPMCGVPHHSAQNYIDTLVDQGYKVAICEQVEDPKLAKGMVKREVVQLVTPGTQTDNHAETAKVNNYLTGVVVDENQHQFGLAYIELSTGELKACQLDSQDAVLNEIINLNSKEVVVAGEQLTSLTAQLEKLGILVSHAEPAPIANEQLLAGLRSSVLHQAGELLLTYVTETQKRNLAHIQPAVQYQPNSFLKLDHNSQYNLELTKNIRTGKKAGTLLGVLDDTKTAMGGRKLKQWLDRPLLQPQQIETRQRLVKTLLEHYYERNELREALVQVYDLERLAGRIAFGGVNGRDLMQLATSLAQIPKVKHVLDELDTPEFADLYQQLDDLHDVKELIEAAIVSEPPISVTEGGVIKPGYNEKLDQYRDAMQNGKHWLADLEAQERQATGINNLKVKYNRVFGYFIEVSKVNLAKLPEDRYSRVQTLANAERFTTPELKAKETIIMEAQEKSQSLEYELFTQLRDQIKQEIPRVQKLAGGIASLDVLQSFAHVSERNQFVQPTFNTEHRLQITNGRHPVVETVLGPQEYVPNSIEMDPETQVLLITGPNMSGKSTYMRQLALIVVLAQMGCFVPAEAAELPIFDQIFTRIGAADDLISGKSTFMVEMKEANQALQTATSDSLILLDELGRGTSTYDGVALAQAIIEYIHNYIHAKTLFSTHYHELTDLDQELKHLQNIHVGAVEKDGQLVFLHKIMPGPADKSYGINVAKLAGLPDQLLERAQTVLDQLEAENGQHVTTQVRQSSQEPDTPTKTEKQLELLAPAPQPQPVNSSKLTSTEKQLLKAIKQTDLMGKTPLELMNLVYQWQQQLRKD; encoded by the coding sequence ATGGTAAAAGCAACAAAAAACACAGCAATGATGGAGCAGTATCAAAAAATTAAAGACCAGTATCCGGATGCATTTTTGTTCTATCGAATTGGGGATTTTTATGAGCTTTTTAACGATGATGCAGTGAAGGGGGCCCAGTTACTGGAACTAACCTTAACGGCGCGTAATCGCAATGCTGATGATCCGATTCCGATGTGTGGCGTGCCCCATCACTCGGCACAAAATTACATTGATACGCTGGTGGACCAGGGTTACAAGGTGGCCATTTGTGAACAGGTTGAAGATCCCAAACTCGCTAAGGGCATGGTGAAGCGCGAGGTGGTCCAGTTAGTGACTCCAGGAACGCAAACTGACAATCATGCTGAGACTGCCAAGGTCAATAACTATTTAACTGGAGTAGTGGTTGATGAGAACCAGCATCAGTTCGGCCTTGCTTACATTGAACTTTCAACGGGGGAACTAAAGGCCTGTCAGTTGGATAGTCAGGATGCGGTTTTAAATGAAATTATTAACTTAAATTCCAAGGAAGTCGTGGTTGCGGGAGAACAATTAACTTCACTAACTGCTCAGTTGGAAAAATTAGGCATTTTAGTTTCGCATGCTGAACCAGCGCCAATTGCTAACGAACAACTATTAGCAGGCTTACGCAGTTCTGTTTTACACCAAGCGGGCGAACTACTGCTAACCTACGTAACGGAAACCCAAAAGCGTAACTTAGCGCACATTCAACCAGCAGTTCAGTACCAACCGAACTCTTTTTTAAAGTTAGATCATAATTCGCAGTACAATTTGGAACTGACAAAGAACATTCGCACCGGAAAAAAAGCTGGAACCTTACTGGGCGTCTTGGATGATACGAAAACGGCCATGGGGGGACGAAAACTTAAGCAGTGGCTGGACCGACCGCTACTTCAACCACAACAGATTGAAACACGACAACGATTGGTTAAGACCCTGCTAGAGCACTACTATGAACGCAACGAACTCAGAGAAGCGCTTGTTCAGGTATATGATTTGGAACGGTTAGCGGGACGGATTGCCTTTGGTGGGGTTAATGGTCGTGATTTAATGCAACTGGCAACCTCGTTAGCGCAAATTCCTAAGGTTAAACACGTTTTAGATGAGCTAGATACACCTGAGTTTGCCGATTTGTATCAGCAACTGGATGATCTTCACGATGTGAAGGAGTTGATTGAAGCAGCGATTGTGTCAGAGCCACCAATTTCTGTAACTGAGGGTGGCGTCATTAAGCCTGGTTACAACGAAAAATTGGATCAGTACCGCGATGCAATGCAAAATGGGAAGCACTGGTTAGCTGATTTAGAAGCCCAGGAACGCCAGGCCACGGGAATTAATAACCTGAAGGTGAAGTATAACCGAGTCTTTGGATACTTTATTGAGGTTTCTAAGGTTAACTTAGCCAAATTGCCAGAAGACCGGTACTCTCGGGTGCAAACGTTAGCGAACGCCGAGCGCTTTACGACACCGGAATTAAAGGCGAAAGAAACCATCATCATGGAAGCCCAGGAAAAATCACAGAGTCTGGAATACGAACTGTTTACCCAGTTGCGCGACCAGATTAAGCAAGAGATTCCGCGGGTGCAAAAGTTGGCCGGTGGAATTGCCAGTTTAGATGTGTTACAAAGCTTTGCCCACGTTAGTGAACGTAACCAGTTTGTGCAACCGACCTTCAACACGGAGCATCGCCTCCAGATTACGAACGGACGGCACCCCGTGGTCGAAACGGTGCTGGGACCACAGGAATACGTCCCGAACTCCATTGAGATGGATCCAGAGACGCAGGTGCTCTTGATTACAGGACCCAACATGTCCGGGAAGAGTACTTACATGCGACAACTAGCGTTAATTGTGGTACTTGCACAGATGGGGTGCTTTGTTCCTGCGGAAGCGGCAGAGCTCCCGATTTTTGACCAAATTTTCACCCGAATTGGGGCGGCGGATGACCTGATTTCTGGTAAGAGTACCTTTATGGTGGAAATGAAAGAGGCCAATCAGGCGCTCCAAACGGCGACCTCCGACAGTTTAATCTTACTGGATGAACTGGGACGGGGAACCTCTACGTATGACGGAGTGGCGCTAGCACAGGCTATCATTGAGTACATTCATAATTACATTCACGCTAAAACGTTATTTTCGACGCACTACCACGAACTGACTGACTTGGATCAAGAACTAAAACACCTGCAAAATATTCACGTGGGGGCCGTGGAAAAGGACGGGCAGTTGGTCTTTTTGCACAAGATTATGCCGGGTCCTGCCGATAAATCGTACGGGATTAACGTGGCCAAGTTAGCTGGACTTCCTGATCAGTTACTGGAACGGGCACAAACCGTGTTGGACCAGTTAGAAGCGGAGAATGGACAACACGTGACAACCCAGGTGCGCCAATCCAGTCAGGAACCAGATACTCCCACAAAGACAGAGAAACAATTAGAGTTGTTAGCCCCAGCGCCACAGCCCCAGCCGGTGAATTCCAGCAAGCTAACTAGTACCGAAAAACAGTTACTCAAAGCAATTAAACAAACTGATCTAATGGGGAAAACTCCATTAGAACTAATGAACTTAGTCTATCAGTGGCAGCAACAATTACGAAAGGACTGA
- the mutL gene encoding DNA mismatch repair endonuclease MutL yields MGTIHELPTILADQIAAGEVIERPASVVKELVENAIDAHSTRIDIEVKHGGIDRVRVTDNGDGIAPDQVRLAFQRFATSKIKDQADLFRVNSLGFRGEALPSIASVAQVVMKTSDGVHPGTEMQMKGGTVQAELPAATRRGTTVEVTDLFFNTPKRRDYLKSSSTELSKITEMVNHLALSHPEISFSLVHEGKELLRTSGRDNLQQVIAGIYSNQSMKKMIAVHAENDQFQLEGYTSLPELTRASRKYLSVIVNGRFVQDLELNRAIIAGYGSKLMVGRYPVAVLKITMDPSQMDVNVHPTKQSVRLLNRDNLGQFIEDTIYRTLAQQNLIPEALDNQHFKSGVARHNSVEVALNLTPGTEPTPTSVTTGAFEGSTSEETDSFEMPHEPIIIRDQSELQQPAVQNFQRRYQQERLPDDPLQGAGKEQTVASVAEPTGEVTPKERFPELRFVGQVHGTYLVAESELGLYIVDQHAAQERINYERLRTDVGSVAADQQHLLVPIVLDYPTSDALVIKQHLDDFAAIGVELEPFGANSFIVRQHPAWFQQGEEEQTIRELIDWGLAHQKLSVAAYREQAAIMMSCKQAIKANHHLDHKQAQALLDQLHECENPFNCPHGRPVLVNFSPTDLESMFKRIQDPHEAERWEL; encoded by the coding sequence ATGGGAACGATTCACGAATTACCAACGATTCTGGCCGATCAAATTGCGGCAGGAGAGGTAATTGAACGACCCGCATCAGTCGTGAAGGAATTGGTAGAAAATGCGATTGATGCACATAGTACCCGGATTGATATCGAAGTTAAGCACGGCGGCATTGACCGAGTGCGGGTTACCGATAATGGAGATGGAATTGCACCAGATCAGGTACGCTTGGCCTTTCAACGGTTTGCTACCAGTAAAATTAAGGATCAAGCTGATCTTTTTCGGGTGAACTCGTTAGGTTTTCGGGGCGAAGCCCTGCCCAGCATTGCCTCAGTGGCCCAGGTAGTGATGAAAACTTCCGATGGGGTTCATCCGGGAACCGAAATGCAGATGAAGGGGGGAACCGTGCAAGCGGAACTTCCCGCCGCCACGCGCCGGGGCACGACTGTGGAGGTAACGGACCTTTTCTTTAACACCCCCAAACGCCGCGACTATTTAAAGTCCAGCAGTACAGAACTTAGTAAAATTACCGAAATGGTGAATCATCTAGCTCTGAGTCATCCAGAAATTTCCTTTAGCTTGGTGCACGAGGGAAAGGAACTGCTGCGCACTTCAGGGCGCGATAACCTGCAGCAGGTGATTGCCGGTATTTACAGTAATCAAAGCATGAAAAAAATGATTGCGGTGCATGCGGAGAACGACCAATTTCAACTAGAGGGATATACGAGTTTGCCCGAACTAACCCGAGCCAGTCGGAAGTATTTATCAGTGATTGTGAACGGTCGCTTTGTTCAAGACCTCGAGTTAAACCGGGCCATCATCGCTGGCTATGGCTCAAAATTGATGGTAGGACGGTACCCGGTGGCTGTTCTTAAAATCACCATGGACCCTAGTCAAATGGACGTAAACGTGCATCCGACGAAGCAATCAGTCCGGTTATTGAACCGAGACAATTTGGGTCAGTTTATTGAAGACACGATTTACCGAACGTTGGCTCAGCAAAATCTGATTCCAGAAGCCCTTGATAATCAGCACTTTAAGAGTGGGGTGGCGCGCCATAATTCGGTTGAAGTGGCTTTAAATCTCACTCCAGGAACTGAACCAACGCCTACTTCAGTAACGACCGGAGCTTTTGAAGGATCGACATCAGAAGAAACTGATTCGTTTGAAATGCCGCATGAACCCATCATCATTCGGGATCAATCCGAATTACAGCAACCCGCGGTTCAAAACTTTCAACGCCGGTATCAGCAAGAACGACTGCCTGATGATCCGCTGCAAGGAGCCGGGAAGGAGCAAACGGTTGCAAGCGTTGCAGAACCAACCGGAGAGGTTACTCCAAAAGAACGGTTTCCGGAACTGCGGTTTGTGGGTCAGGTTCACGGCACCTATTTGGTGGCTGAAAGCGAACTAGGGCTCTACATTGTAGATCAACACGCGGCCCAGGAACGGATTAATTACGAACGACTGCGGACCGATGTGGGGTCTGTTGCCGCCGACCAACAGCACTTACTGGTTCCAATTGTCTTAGACTATCCTACTAGTGATGCGTTGGTGATAAAGCAACACTTGGATGACTTTGCAGCGATTGGAGTAGAACTGGAACCATTTGGAGCTAATAGTTTTATTGTACGTCAGCATCCAGCTTGGTTTCAGCAGGGTGAAGAGGAACAAACGATCCGCGAACTAATTGACTGGGGGCTCGCCCACCAAAAGCTCTCAGTGGCAGCATACCGAGAACAGGCAGCCATTATGATGAGCTGTAAGCAGGCGATAAAGGCGAACCATCATCTGGATCACAAGCAGGCCCAAGCCCTGTTGGACCAGTTGCATGAGTGCGAGAATCCCTTTAACTGTCCGCATGGCCGACCGGTTTTGGTTAATTTTTCGCCCACGGACTTAGAGTCCATGTTTAAACGAATTCAAGATCCCCATGAAGCCGAACGATGGGAATTATAA
- the ruvB gene encoding Holliday junction branch migration DNA helicase RuvB, which translates to MNVEKRIITQDSDDEERSFEQTLRPQTFAQYIGQSELKRSLRVYIEAAKQREESLDHVLLFGPPGLGKTTLATVIANEMGVHLKTTSGPAIEKSGDLAALLNELEPGDILFIDEIHRLPKAVEEMLYSAMEDFYIDIVVGQGPTAHPVHFALPPFTLIGATTRAGLLDAPFRNRFGIVEHMNYYQTTELEQIVQRSAQIFQTKIQPEGAHEIALRSRGTPRIANRLLKRVRDFAQVLGKEEIDVASVDQALTALGVDSEGLDRTDRKILATMIDFYNGGPVGLNTLAANIGEETETVAEMCEPYLLQSGYLKRTARGRMVTQAAYQHLGRPYPQDETKP; encoded by the coding sequence ATTAACGTGGAGAAGCGGATTATTACGCAGGATTCCGATGACGAGGAGCGTTCTTTTGAACAAACGCTGCGCCCCCAGACTTTTGCTCAGTACATTGGCCAATCTGAACTAAAACGGTCATTGCGGGTTTACATTGAAGCCGCCAAGCAACGTGAAGAATCACTTGACCACGTGCTACTGTTTGGACCACCAGGATTAGGGAAAACCACCCTGGCCACGGTGATTGCCAACGAAATGGGCGTGCATTTAAAAACGACCAGTGGGCCGGCAATTGAAAAAAGTGGGGATCTGGCGGCACTGTTGAACGAACTGGAGCCCGGCGACATTCTCTTTATTGATGAAATTCACCGGTTACCTAAAGCGGTGGAAGAAATGCTGTACTCTGCGATGGAAGATTTTTACATTGACATCGTAGTGGGCCAGGGACCCACGGCGCACCCAGTTCACTTTGCTCTACCTCCGTTTACGCTAATTGGGGCGACGACTCGGGCGGGGTTGTTGGACGCGCCCTTTCGGAATCGGTTTGGAATTGTGGAGCACATGAATTACTATCAAACGACTGAATTAGAACAAATTGTACAGCGGTCGGCCCAGATTTTTCAAACTAAGATTCAACCAGAGGGAGCCCACGAAATTGCCTTACGCTCACGGGGCACGCCCCGGATTGCGAACCGCCTGTTAAAACGGGTTCGTGATTTTGCCCAGGTCTTAGGCAAGGAAGAAATTGACGTGGCCAGCGTAGATCAGGCGCTTACGGCTTTAGGTGTTGATAGTGAAGGACTCGATCGCACGGACCGTAAGATTTTAGCGACCATGATTGATTTTTATAACGGGGGACCGGTTGGATTGAACACCCTGGCAGCTAACATTGGTGAGGAAACGGAAACCGTGGCCGAAATGTGTGAACCCTACTTACTGCAAAGTGGCTATTTAAAGCGGACGGCTCGGGGTCGAATGGTCACTCAGGCGGCCTATCAACATTTAGGCCGTCCCTACCCACAGGATGAAACCAAACCCTAG
- the ruvA gene encoding Holliday junction branch migration protein RuvA yields the protein MFEYLNGIVTSVTPQTIVIDVNGVGYLVYVANPYHFERSDQVPQKIYVHQNVTDSSQTLYGFATAADKQLFEQLLNVSGIGAKSALAIMAGNDNQGLITAIQTEDVQFLTKFPGIGKKTARQIILDLQDKLQTQTVSQPTMARPISATDNAQLADALSALQALGFKEKEVAKVGQQLQTTDENLTTDQYLSQGLKLLTK from the coding sequence GTGTTTGAATATTTAAATGGAATCGTGACCAGCGTCACGCCCCAGACCATCGTCATTGATGTCAACGGGGTGGGATATTTGGTGTACGTTGCTAATCCGTATCATTTTGAACGGTCGGATCAGGTTCCCCAAAAAATTTATGTCCATCAAAACGTCACTGACTCTAGTCAAACGTTGTATGGATTTGCGACTGCGGCGGATAAGCAATTGTTTGAACAATTGTTGAATGTGTCGGGAATTGGAGCCAAAAGTGCCTTAGCCATCATGGCGGGTAACGATAATCAGGGGCTAATTACCGCCATTCAAACGGAAGACGTCCAGTTTCTGACGAAATTCCCGGGAATTGGCAAGAAGACGGCTCGCCAGATTATTTTGGACCTTCAAGATAAGCTTCAAACGCAAACGGTTTCGCAACCAACGATGGCCCGGCCAATTAGCGCAACCGACAATGCTCAGTTAGCCGATGCCCTTAGTGCTTTACAGGCACTTGGATTTAAGGAAAAAGAGGTAGCAAAAGTAGGCCAACAATTACAGACTACTGACGAAAATTTAACGACTGATCAGTACCTAAGTCAGGGCTTGAAATTACTTACAAAGTAG